The Citrifermentans bemidjiense Bem genome window below encodes:
- a CDS encoding heavy metal translocating P-type ATPase, whose protein sequence is MSENNVLQDPVCGMDVREDAPHSATNAGVTYKFCSAGCKEKFEANPESYLTTKTPPAVEAPSAVATAAPEHAEQCEFPLLGMNCAGCAGRIEKTLSGSPGVARAAVNFATTRATIKYDPQVTSPQALKQVVRDMGYDILETGSGGAETDEAELLEAQSRVHEEQYLKNRGKFVVALALTIPVAVLAMAGHLVPSLADAFNFPGRAWVELALTTPVLFWAGREFFTGAWSAAKHRVADMNTLVSLGTLSAYLFSVVATVAPQWLSARTAAAGHGHEGAVGVYYEVAAIIVTLILMGRLLEARAKSKTSGAIHALIGLQPKLARVLRDGTEQDIPIAEVQLGDTILVRPGEKVPVDGELVEGSSTVDESMLTGEPLPVRKSEGDTVIGATLNKTGSFRMRATRIGKDTVLQQIVRLVQQAQGTKAPIQRLADLIASYFVPVVISLAIATFVVWFDVSPPDTRLNMAVLTFVSVLIIACPCALGLATPTAIMVGTGRGAQGGILIKGGEALETAHKLTTIVLDKTGTITSGVPSVTDIETANFERQALMQLAAAAEAGSEHPLGEAIVRYADENGLERLSARDFNAIPGHGIEATVDGKRVVIGTALLLQKEGIVADTNAAHLLADQAKTPIFVAVDGAYAGIIAIADPIKESSAEAVKKLHDLGLEVIMLTGDNRRTADSIARQVGVDRVVAEVLPDAKGEEIKKLQAQGKVVAMVGDGINDAPALAQADVGIAMGSGTDVAIEAADITLVRGDLNGVISSIALSRATIANIKQNLFFAFVYNIMGIPIAAGVLYPLTGWLLSPIIASLAMALSSVSVVTNALRLRGFTIERG, encoded by the coding sequence ATGTCGGAAAATAACGTATTACAAGACCCCGTCTGCGGCATGGACGTGCGCGAGGACGCGCCCCACAGCGCGACCAATGCCGGTGTCACATACAAGTTCTGCTCCGCAGGGTGCAAAGAAAAATTCGAGGCGAACCCGGAGAGCTACTTAACGACTAAAACGCCGCCTGCTGTCGAGGCACCGTCAGCGGTTGCCACGGCAGCGCCAGAGCATGCCGAGCAGTGCGAATTCCCGCTTTTGGGAATGAACTGCGCCGGATGCGCGGGCCGCATCGAGAAGACGCTTTCCGGCTCCCCCGGCGTCGCCAGGGCCGCGGTCAATTTCGCCACCACCCGGGCCACTATCAAATATGACCCGCAGGTGACAAGCCCGCAGGCGCTCAAACAGGTGGTGCGGGACATGGGGTACGACATCCTAGAGACGGGAAGCGGCGGGGCAGAGACCGACGAAGCGGAGCTTCTGGAAGCGCAGTCCAGGGTGCACGAGGAGCAGTATCTGAAGAACCGCGGCAAGTTCGTGGTCGCCCTCGCGCTCACCATCCCCGTGGCGGTTCTTGCCATGGCCGGACATCTTGTTCCTTCCTTGGCCGACGCCTTCAATTTCCCGGGCCGGGCCTGGGTGGAACTCGCGCTGACCACGCCGGTACTTTTCTGGGCGGGCCGGGAATTCTTCACCGGCGCCTGGAGCGCCGCCAAGCACCGCGTCGCCGACATGAACACCCTGGTGTCGCTGGGGACGCTTTCCGCCTATCTCTTCAGCGTAGTGGCCACCGTTGCGCCGCAATGGCTGAGCGCACGAACCGCAGCGGCTGGACACGGGCACGAGGGGGCGGTCGGCGTCTACTACGAGGTCGCCGCCATCATCGTCACCCTCATCCTCATGGGACGCCTTCTGGAGGCGCGCGCCAAAAGCAAGACCAGCGGCGCTATCCACGCCCTCATCGGCCTGCAGCCGAAGCTGGCGCGTGTGCTGCGGGACGGCACCGAGCAGGACATCCCCATAGCCGAGGTGCAGTTGGGCGACACCATCCTGGTCCGGCCCGGCGAAAAGGTGCCGGTGGACGGCGAGCTGGTCGAGGGTTCTTCCACGGTCGACGAGAGCATGCTGACCGGCGAACCGCTTCCAGTGCGCAAAAGCGAGGGGGACACGGTCATCGGCGCGACCCTCAACAAGACCGGCTCTTTCCGCATGCGCGCCACCAGGATCGGCAAGGACACCGTGCTGCAGCAGATTGTGAGGCTAGTGCAGCAGGCCCAGGGGACCAAGGCCCCGATCCAGCGACTCGCCGACCTGATCGCCAGCTACTTCGTCCCGGTGGTCATCTCGCTCGCCATCGCCACCTTCGTGGTCTGGTTCGACGTCTCGCCGCCGGATACCCGGCTCAACATGGCGGTCTTGACCTTCGTCTCGGTGCTGATCATCGCCTGCCCCTGCGCGCTCGGGCTCGCCACCCCAACGGCCATCATGGTCGGCACCGGGCGCGGCGCCCAGGGAGGCATCCTGATAAAGGGGGGGGAGGCGCTGGAAACCGCGCACAAACTCACCACCATCGTTCTCGACAAGACCGGCACCATCACCAGCGGCGTCCCCTCGGTTACGGACATAGAGACGGCAAACTTCGAGCGCCAGGCGCTGATGCAGTTGGCGGCGGCCGCCGAGGCGGGAAGCGAACACCCGCTGGGGGAGGCGATCGTTCGCTACGCCGACGAGAACGGCCTCGAACGCCTTTCCGCCCGCGATTTCAACGCCATACCTGGCCACGGCATCGAGGCCACCGTGGACGGTAAGAGGGTAGTGATCGGAACCGCGCTGCTGTTGCAAAAAGAGGGGATCGTGGCCGACACGAATGCCGCCCACCTGCTAGCGGACCAGGCCAAAACCCCCATTTTCGTTGCAGTCGACGGTGCCTATGCCGGCATCATCGCCATAGCCGACCCCATCAAGGAAAGCTCGGCCGAGGCGGTAAAGAAGCTGCACGACCTGGGGCTCGAAGTGATCATGCTGACCGGAGACAACCGGCGCACCGCCGACTCCATCGCGCGGCAGGTGGGGGTGGACCGGGTGGTCGCCGAGGTGCTCCCCGACGCCAAGGGTGAAGAGATCAAGAAGCTGCAGGCGCAGGGGAAGGTGGTCGCCATGGTCGGCGACGGCATCAATGACGCCCCCGCGTTGGCCCAGGCCGATGTGGGCATCGCCATGGGGAGCGGCACCGACGTCGCCATCGAGGCGGCCGACATTACGCTCGTCCGCGGCGACCTGAACGGCGTCATCTCCAGCATCGCGCTGTCCAGGGCCACCATCGCCAACATAAAGCAGAACCTCTTCTTCGCCTTCGTCTACAACATCATGGGGATACCCATCGCGGCAGGGGTCCTCTATCCGCTGACCGGCTGGCTCTTGAGCCCTATCATCGCCTCGCTTGCCATGGCGCTCTCCTCGGTCAGCGTAGTCACCAATGCCCTGCGCCTGCGCGGGTTCACCATAGAAAGGGGGTAG
- a CDS encoding metal-sensitive transcriptional regulator, giving the protein MSQSPKNKMTTRVKRIAGQVAGIERMLEEKRYCVDILNQISAVRSALDALGVELLTRHLENCVLGQGTDSQHESAKPMSQQALLDEVKTALSRFLR; this is encoded by the coding sequence ATGAGCCAGTCGCCCAAAAACAAAATGACCACGCGCGTAAAGCGGATCGCCGGACAGGTGGCGGGGATCGAGCGGATGCTGGAGGAAAAGCGTTATTGCGTCGACATCCTCAACCAAATCTCGGCAGTCCGCTCCGCCTTGGATGCGCTCGGCGTCGAACTCCTGACCCGCCACCTGGAGAACTGCGTACTCGGCCAAGGGACCGACAGCCAACACGAATCTGCCAAACCGATGTCGCAGCAGGCGCTGCTTGACGAGGTAAAGACCGCGCTGTCGCGCTTTTTGAGGTAA
- the acnA gene encoding aconitate hydratase AcnA, with the protein MSVTTSNSYNTLSTLTAGGKSYRFHSLQAFEQNSGLDISRLPYSLKILLENLLRREDGVVVKREDIEAVARWDASAEPDKELQFMPARILLQDFTGVPAVADLAAMRSALARLGGSPSHINPMQPADLIIDHSVQVDLYGTTGALWGNSSIEFERNHERYQFLRWGQSAFRNFSVVPPATGICHQVNLEYLSQVAMVAKTGEEDWVFPDTLVGTDSHTTMINGLGVVGWGVGGIEAEAAMLGQPCSMLIPQVVGFRLTGALAPGATATDLVLTVTQMLRKKGVVGKFVEFFGPGAASLNIADRATIGNMAPEYGATIGVFPVDGQTTEYLRLTGRGDIVPLVEAYYQQQKLWHDVNQPDPSYSDILELDLAQVEPSLAGPMRPMDRVNLKEVRGSFRKQLITLRSHDAARVDKETMSRWLGEGGAPVTVAPELMEHPDKSLGALGHCVPVRQPDGTAYNLCHGSVVIAAITSCTNTSNPSVMIGAGLLARNAVRRGLQVRPWVKTSLAPGSKVVTDYLAAAGLTPYLEALRFHLVGYGCTTCIGNSGPLAEHISGAVVKGDLAVAAVLSGNRNFEGRINSHVRANYLASPPLVVAYALAGNVNIDLTLDAIGTDPNGDPVYLKDIWPNEQEVAQLVQSCVHAESFSRNYADVFQGDEQWMALQVPTGELYQWQEGSSYIKEPPFFADLTRGPQPVQDVKEARVLALLGDSITTDHISPAGSIAKDSPAGRYLISLGIQPKEFNSYGARRGNHEVMVRGTFANTRIRNQLVPGVEGGVTKCFVGNGKGNGQMSIFDAAEKYRAAGVPLIVIAGKEYGTGSSRDWAAKGTKLLGVRAVIAESFERIHRSNLVGMGVLPLQFLPGENPATLRLDGTESFDLEGLSEVAPGQQLQVNYRNVDGAQGSFTVQVRIDTTNELDYYRHGGILPFVLRQFLK; encoded by the coding sequence ATGAGCGTCACGACATCCAACAGCTACAACACCCTGAGCACGCTCACCGCGGGCGGGAAGAGCTACCGCTTCCACTCGTTGCAGGCGTTCGAGCAGAATTCCGGCTTGGACATCTCGCGGCTTCCGTATTCCCTTAAGATCCTCCTGGAGAACCTGCTGAGACGGGAGGACGGGGTGGTGGTCAAGAGGGAGGACATCGAGGCGGTGGCCCGCTGGGACGCCTCCGCCGAACCGGACAAAGAGCTCCAGTTCATGCCCGCTCGCATACTGCTCCAGGACTTCACCGGGGTTCCCGCCGTAGCGGACCTGGCAGCGATGCGATCGGCCCTGGCGCGTCTGGGGGGGAGCCCCTCACATATCAACCCGATGCAGCCCGCCGACCTGATCATCGACCACTCGGTGCAGGTGGACCTCTACGGAACCACCGGCGCCCTCTGGGGGAACTCCTCCATCGAGTTCGAGCGCAACCACGAGCGCTACCAGTTCCTGCGCTGGGGGCAGTCGGCCTTCAGGAACTTCAGCGTGGTCCCCCCCGCAACCGGCATCTGCCACCAGGTAAACCTCGAGTACCTGTCGCAGGTGGCTATGGTGGCGAAAACCGGGGAGGAGGATTGGGTCTTCCCCGACACGCTGGTCGGGACCGATTCCCACACCACCATGATCAACGGCCTGGGCGTAGTCGGCTGGGGAGTAGGGGGGATCGAGGCGGAAGCAGCCATGCTGGGGCAGCCCTGCTCCATGCTCATTCCCCAAGTGGTCGGCTTTCGTCTGACCGGCGCGCTCGCTCCAGGCGCCACGGCAACGGATCTCGTCCTTACCGTGACCCAGATGCTGCGCAAGAAGGGGGTGGTCGGCAAATTCGTGGAATTCTTCGGCCCCGGCGCCGCCTCCCTCAACATCGCCGACCGGGCCACCATCGGCAACATGGCGCCTGAGTATGGCGCCACCATCGGGGTCTTCCCCGTCGACGGGCAGACCACCGAATACCTGCGCCTGACCGGCAGGGGGGACATCGTCCCGCTGGTGGAGGCGTATTACCAGCAGCAAAAGCTCTGGCACGATGTGAACCAGCCGGATCCCTCCTACAGCGACATCCTCGAACTGGACCTGGCCCAGGTTGAACCGTCCCTCGCCGGACCGATGCGCCCCATGGACCGGGTCAACCTGAAGGAGGTACGGGGATCGTTCCGAAAGCAGCTGATCACCCTGAGGTCCCACGACGCCGCCCGCGTCGACAAGGAAACCATGAGCCGGTGGCTAGGGGAGGGGGGAGCGCCGGTGACCGTCGCGCCCGAGTTGATGGAGCACCCCGACAAGTCGCTGGGAGCGCTGGGGCACTGCGTCCCGGTGCGCCAGCCCGACGGCACCGCCTACAACCTTTGCCACGGCTCCGTGGTAATCGCCGCCATCACCAGCTGCACCAACACCTCCAATCCCTCGGTTATGATAGGGGCCGGTCTCTTGGCGCGTAATGCGGTGAGGCGTGGTTTGCAGGTGCGCCCCTGGGTGAAGACGAGCCTCGCTCCCGGCTCCAAGGTGGTCACCGACTACCTGGCCGCCGCAGGGCTCACGCCTTACCTGGAGGCGCTGCGCTTCCACCTGGTCGGGTACGGTTGCACCACCTGCATCGGCAACAGCGGCCCCTTGGCGGAGCATATATCCGGCGCCGTCGTCAAGGGGGACCTCGCCGTAGCAGCCGTTCTCTCCGGCAACCGCAACTTCGAGGGGCGCATCAACAGCCATGTCCGGGCCAACTACCTCGCCTCGCCGCCGCTCGTCGTCGCTTATGCGCTGGCCGGCAACGTCAACATCGACCTCACCCTGGACGCCATCGGCACCGACCCCAACGGCGACCCGGTTTACCTGAAGGACATCTGGCCCAACGAACAGGAAGTCGCGCAGCTGGTGCAAAGCTGCGTCCATGCCGAATCCTTCTCTCGCAACTACGCAGACGTCTTCCAGGGGGACGAGCAGTGGATGGCGCTGCAGGTGCCCACTGGCGAGCTGTACCAGTGGCAGGAAGGTTCCTCCTACATCAAGGAGCCCCCTTTCTTCGCCGATCTCACAAGGGGGCCGCAGCCTGTTCAGGACGTGAAGGAGGCGCGGGTCTTGGCCCTTTTGGGGGATTCCATCACCACCGACCACATCTCTCCGGCAGGATCCATAGCGAAGGATTCGCCTGCCGGGCGCTACCTCATCTCCCTGGGCATCCAACCCAAGGAGTTCAACTCCTACGGCGCGCGCCGCGGCAACCACGAGGTAATGGTGCGTGGGACCTTCGCCAACACCCGCATCAGGAATCAGCTGGTTCCTGGAGTGGAAGGGGGCGTAACCAAGTGCTTTGTCGGCAACGGCAAGGGTAACGGGCAGATGTCCATCTTTGATGCCGCCGAGAAATACCGTGCGGCCGGCGTGCCGCTGATAGTGATCGCCGGCAAAGAGTACGGCACCGGCTCCTCCCGCGACTGGGCGGCCAAGGGAACCAAGCTCCTCGGCGTGAGAGCCGTCATCGCCGAGAGCTTCGAGAGGATTCACCGTTCCAACCTGGTCGGCATGGGCGTTCTTCCCCTGCAGTTTCTGCCCGGCGAGAACCCGGCAACCCTGAGATTGGACGGCACCGAAAGCTTCGACCTGGAAGGGCTGTCGGAAGTCGCGCCTGGGCAGCAGCTGCAGGTCAACTATCGGAATGTCGATGGCGCGCAAGGATCGTTCACGGTACAGGTGCGGATCGACACCACCAACGAGCTCGATTATTACCGCCACGGCGGCATCCTCCCCTTTGTGCTCAGGCAGTTTTTGAAGTAG